One Paenibacillus riograndensis SBR5 DNA segment encodes these proteins:
- a CDS encoding polymer-forming cytoskeletal protein → MNETANRTNLKILGNSTSAGGRFLDVKVTGECTFHGDVDCRKLTLMGETKVSGSLVMESMKLTGECSVKGGIEGESLRGQGEIRAECVHVEGIKFTGNLSVSGNCDAEDMQISGAVQIDGLLSAETLELSLFGPSRAAEVGGGSIKIKRSLGGALIRPGHPGQLRFAAGLIEGDHVDLQNTAADTVRGGRVVIGSGCEIGTVEYRDFLDIHPNAVVRNQVKV, encoded by the coding sequence GTGAATGAGACAGCAAACCGGACAAATCTGAAAATACTCGGGAATTCAACCTCGGCGGGCGGACGTTTCCTTGATGTTAAGGTGACCGGGGAATGCACATTCCATGGAGATGTGGATTGCCGGAAATTGACACTGATGGGTGAAACCAAGGTCAGTGGCAGCCTGGTCATGGAAAGTATGAAGCTTACAGGAGAATGCTCCGTGAAGGGCGGCATTGAGGGGGAGTCTCTGCGCGGACAAGGGGAGATCAGGGCGGAGTGCGTACATGTAGAAGGTATCAAATTCACCGGGAACCTGAGCGTATCCGGCAATTGTGATGCTGAAGACATGCAGATTAGCGGTGCGGTCCAGATAGACGGGCTGCTCAGTGCGGAGACGCTGGAATTATCGCTGTTTGGTCCAAGCCGTGCAGCTGAGGTCGGAGGCGGAAGCATCAAGATCAAACGCAGCCTTGGCGGGGCGCTGATCAGACCCGGACATCCCGGACAACTGCGTTTTGCTGCGGGCCTGATTGAAGGGGATCACGTGGATCTGCAGAATACGGCAGCCGATACGGTGAGGGGCGGTAGAGTAGTCATAGGCTCCGGCTGCGAAATTGGCACGGTGGAGTACCGTGATTTTCTGGATATCCATCCGAATGCGGTTGTTAGGAATCAGGTGAAAGTGTAG
- the opp4C gene encoding oligopeptide ABC transporter permease translates to MTVNSRLAGLREPQVQRQKSSLFRQSLKRLMKNRLAVAGFGVVVFMFALCFIGPFFSPYADNKINMAMMNKAPSLQHLLGTDALGRDILTRVMQAGRISLTVGLASMVLSVFIGALLGAVAGYYRGIADQIIMRIADLLMTIPGLPLLFIFGALLSEWKVPTDYRMYIVMLMLSIVNWPGLARMVRGQMLSLREREFMQAAVVLGLRDSRKLFHHLLPNVVPLLIVMATLNIGGAILSESVLSFFGLGVMPPTPTWGNMIDAANNMIDFQDHPWLWIPPGLSIFATVIAINIFGDGLRDVLDPKQKR, encoded by the coding sequence TTGACAGTTAACAGCAGGTTGGCCGGGCTGCGCGAGCCGCAGGTGCAGAGGCAAAAGTCCTCATTGTTCAGACAGTCTTTGAAAAGGCTGATGAAGAACAGGCTCGCTGTAGCCGGTTTTGGAGTGGTTGTGTTTATGTTTGCTTTATGTTTTATCGGCCCGTTCTTTTCGCCTTATGCGGACAACAAAATCAATATGGCGATGATGAACAAGGCGCCAAGCTTGCAGCATTTGCTGGGGACCGATGCCTTGGGCCGGGACATCCTGACCCGGGTGATGCAGGCCGGACGGATATCACTGACTGTAGGTCTGGCATCCATGGTGCTGTCCGTGTTCATTGGCGCACTGCTGGGGGCGGTTGCCGGTTATTACCGCGGCATAGCGGATCAGATCATTATGCGGATCGCCGATCTGCTGATGACGATACCCGGCCTGCCGCTGCTTTTTATCTTCGGGGCGCTGCTCTCGGAATGGAAGGTTCCGACAGACTACCGGATGTATATCGTCATGCTGATGCTCAGCATTGTGAATTGGCCGGGGCTTGCCCGGATGGTGCGGGGACAGATGCTCAGCCTGCGGGAGCGGGAATTTATGCAGGCTGCTGTTGTGCTGGGCCTGCGCGACAGCCGGAAGCTGTTCCATCATCTGCTCCCGAATGTGGTCCCGCTGCTGATTGTCATGGCTACACTGAACATCGGCGGAGCGATTCTCAGCGAATCGGTGCTCAGCTTTTTCGGGCTGGGCGTCATGCCGCCTACGCCGACCTGGGGCAACATGATTGACGCGGCGAACAATATGATTGATTTTCAGGATCATCCATGGCTGTGGATTCCTCCGGGCTTGTCCATTTTTGCCACAGTGATTGCCATTAATATATTCGGTGACGGCCTCAGAGACGTGCTTGATCCCAAACAGAAGAGGTAG
- a CDS encoding 50S ribosomal protein L25 gives MNTTVRLTERSGSTSSQRSKGFVPVVVYGAGSDSQSFTADAKTLNEILGKNPRAILKVELPGSGSKNVVIQEVQRQPLSRKLLHVDLHQIDMKAELDTKVAFHFTGDPVGVKSGGIQQVELYELDIRTLPDKLTATFEVDISGLDVGDQLLVSDLPKHEGWEVLTPEDTLIVRIAPPVALEEPAGAEADEPAAAEAAEEQKTEE, from the coding sequence ATGAATACCACAGTACGTTTGACTGAAAGATCCGGATCGACCTCTTCACAGCGGAGCAAAGGCTTTGTACCGGTTGTCGTCTACGGTGCAGGTTCAGATAGCCAGTCCTTTACAGCGGATGCGAAGACATTGAACGAGATTCTGGGCAAAAACCCGCGCGCCATCCTCAAGGTGGAACTGCCCGGCTCCGGCTCCAAAAACGTAGTGATTCAGGAAGTGCAGCGCCAGCCGTTGTCCCGGAAGCTGCTGCATGTGGACCTTCACCAGATTGACATGAAGGCCGAACTGGATACCAAGGTTGCATTCCATTTCACCGGAGATCCTGTCGGCGTGAAGAGCGGCGGCATTCAGCAGGTTGAGCTGTATGAGCTGGATATCCGCACCCTGCCGGACAAGCTGACCGCCACCTTTGAAGTGGATATCAGCGGACTCGACGTTGGCGACCAGCTGCTGGTTTCGGATCTGCCGAAGCATGAAGGCTGGGAAGTGCTGACCCCGGAAGATACGCTGATTGTGCGGATTGCACCGCCTGTTGCACTGGAAGAGCCGGCGGGTGCTGAAGCGGACGAGCCTGCTGCTGCCGAGGCTGCCGAAGAACAGAAGACTGAAGAATAA
- a CDS encoding YhbD family protein, giving the protein MEEDLISKKELLDLTGISYGQLYRWKRKQLIPESWFIRKSTYTGQETFFPKERMLGRIQHILSKKDDLSLDELAGKLSDMSSVHKQWLTIEEVRERNIVSSITLERYGQCDRDEHKYSFEQLIHLVAVDLLLGKGELSLEEADLLHRTLSMNRTQFGGKRWELFFARKMGVSFFLQAQAPSELVFDEGVRLISRITLEDLTEQLQGKLG; this is encoded by the coding sequence ATGGAAGAAGATTTGATCTCCAAGAAGGAGCTGCTGGACTTGACGGGAATTTCTTACGGTCAGCTGTACCGCTGGAAACGTAAGCAGCTGATCCCGGAGAGCTGGTTCATCCGCAAGTCCACGTATACCGGACAGGAAACCTTTTTTCCGAAGGAAAGAATGCTGGGGCGCATCCAGCATATTCTGAGCAAGAAAGATGACCTTTCTTTGGATGAGCTGGCAGGCAAGCTGTCGGATATGTCCTCTGTACATAAGCAATGGCTGACTATCGAAGAGGTTAGGGAACGTAACATTGTTTCGTCTATAACTCTGGAGCGGTATGGGCAGTGTGACAGGGACGAACATAAATATTCATTCGAGCAGCTGATTCATCTGGTTGCTGTTGACCTCCTGCTGGGCAAGGGGGAATTGAGTCTGGAGGAGGCAGATCTGCTCCACCGGACGCTGAGTATGAACCGGACGCAGTTTGGGGGCAAACGCTGGGAGTTGTTTTTTGCACGTAAAATGGGTGTCAGCTTTTTCCTCCAGGCTCAGGCACCATCAGAGCTTGTCTTTGACGAGGGAGTACGGCTAATCAGCAGGATTACGCTCGAGGATCTGACAGAGCAGCTGCAGGGCAAGCTGGGCTGA
- a CDS encoding vWA domain-containing protein: MDGTIINLVSGSNAKLDEVSMNARVKISCSSSPAELDLSCFMVGADGRVPADDYFIFYNQPADPQRAVRFEPIDKYSGEFVIDLRALQSSGVEKCVFAATLDGPGTFAEVRGCKISAAAGNTELVFAITEGKAETSLVLAELYRHGQGFKLRAVGRGFHGGLKPLAEAHGVEVEDEPAAEAASPGEPGHTAAAAAELSASIAEAAAATAATPPAQPDPPLKLNLTKIDLHKQQVALSLRKKNIEQEKARVAVVFDASGSMSALYQKGVVQRAFERVLAVAASMDDDGMLDVWFFATKSKRMPSVRETGYEDYVKRTYPGPRMFGGLGIGNNEPVVMADILKKYTKEDPGILPVYVVFFSDGGIYETRKISKLLIDSSKHNIFWQFVGLGQADYGVLRELDDLQGRYVDNADFFALDDLDEVSDEELYDRLFNEFPKWLREAREKGVIRS; encoded by the coding sequence ATGGACGGGACAATCATTAATCTGGTCAGCGGCTCAAATGCCAAACTGGATGAGGTTTCAATGAATGCGAGAGTAAAAATATCCTGCAGCAGCTCCCCGGCGGAGCTGGATCTCAGCTGCTTTATGGTGGGGGCGGACGGAAGGGTGCCTGCGGACGATTATTTTATTTTCTATAACCAGCCCGCAGATCCGCAGCGGGCTGTGCGGTTTGAGCCGATTGATAAATACAGCGGCGAATTTGTAATCGATCTGCGTGCCCTGCAGAGCTCCGGTGTTGAAAAATGCGTGTTCGCCGCAACGCTGGACGGGCCGGGAACCTTTGCCGAGGTCAGAGGCTGCAAAATCAGTGCGGCGGCAGGGAATACGGAGCTAGTATTCGCCATTACCGAAGGCAAGGCCGAAACCTCGCTGGTCCTCGCCGAGCTCTACCGCCACGGGCAGGGCTTCAAGCTGCGGGCTGTTGGCCGCGGTTTTCACGGCGGGCTGAAGCCGTTGGCGGAAGCCCATGGTGTGGAGGTGGAGGATGAGCCGGCAGCGGAAGCTGCCAGTCCAGGCGAACCGGGTCATACGGCTGCGGCTGCTGCTGAGCTGTCAGCGTCCATCGCCGAAGCGGCAGCAGCCACGGCGGCAACGCCGCCAGCACAGCCAGATCCCCCGCTGAAGCTCAATCTGACCAAGATTGACCTGCACAAGCAGCAGGTTGCCCTCTCCCTGCGCAAAAAGAATATTGAGCAGGAAAAAGCACGCGTCGCCGTAGTATTTGACGCGTCCGGTTCGATGTCAGCGCTTTATCAGAAGGGTGTGGTCCAGCGGGCCTTTGAACGGGTACTCGCTGTTGCTGCCAGCATGGACGATGACGGAATGCTGGATGTCTGGTTTTTTGCAACTAAAAGCAAGCGGATGCCCAGTGTGCGCGAAACCGGATATGAGGACTATGTGAAACGCACCTATCCGGGGCCGCGTATGTTCGGGGGCCTTGGCATCGGTAATAATGAGCCTGTCGTCATGGCAGATATCCTCAAGAAATATACCAAGGAAGATCCGGGCATCCTGCCGGTGTACGTCGTATTCTTCAGTGATGGCGGGATTTACGAAACGCGCAAAATCTCCAAGCTGCTGATTGACAGCTCCAAGCATAATATTTTCTGGCAATTTGTCGGTCTGGGCCAGGCGGATTACGGTGTGCTGCGGGAGCTGGATGATCTGCAGGGACGTTATGTGGATAATGCGGATTTTTTTGCGCTGGATGACCTGGACGAGGTCAGCGACGAAGAGCTGTACGACCGCTTGTTCAATGAGTTTCCCAAGTGGCTGCGTGAAGCCAGGGAGAAAGGCGTGATCAGAAGCTGA
- a CDS encoding ABC transporter permease — MSTYLTKRLLYMLIILFAASLLIFILYASTPGDFITGNIKLTAERKAELREIYGLNKPVLERYGTWMNNAFHGDFGYSLAQQKPVLQLFNDYIWNSFLLAAVSTFLTWVIAVIVGVISAYKQYSWFDTLVMVAIFAAMSLPSFFIGLFLIKILAVDLKWLPPGGMITTGSHATGLAYLKEVVRHMALPVVVMTLLGLGSLTRYFRSNMIDVLKQDYIRTARAKGLKERKVLFRHALRNALLPAITLVGFELPALFGGSLIIEQIFNWPGIGQLYMKSFGLRDYPLLMGFTMFIAILTVIGTLLSDILYRVADPRVRL, encoded by the coding sequence ATGAGTACCTATCTGACAAAAAGACTGCTGTACATGCTCATCATTCTGTTTGCGGCTTCACTGCTCATCTTCATCCTGTATGCATCGACGCCCGGCGATTTCATTACGGGCAATATTAAGCTGACTGCGGAGCGCAAAGCCGAGCTGCGGGAAATTTACGGCTTGAACAAGCCGGTGCTGGAACGCTACGGCACCTGGATGAACAATGCATTCCATGGGGATTTCGGGTATTCGCTTGCCCAGCAGAAGCCGGTGCTTCAGTTGTTCAACGATTATATCTGGAATTCTTTTTTGCTGGCCGCCGTGTCCACCTTTCTAACCTGGGTGATTGCGGTTATTGTCGGCGTAATCTCTGCCTATAAGCAATATTCCTGGTTTGACACGCTGGTGATGGTGGCTATTTTTGCCGCAATGTCGCTGCCGTCCTTTTTTATCGGTTTGTTCCTGATCAAGATACTGGCGGTAGATCTGAAGTGGCTCCCGCCGGGCGGGATGATTACCACGGGCAGCCATGCCACGGGGCTGGCCTATCTCAAGGAAGTGGTGCGGCATATGGCGCTTCCCGTTGTGGTGATGACTCTGCTTGGCCTGGGTTCATTAACCCGTTATTTCCGCAGCAATATGATTGACGTGCTGAAGCAGGACTATATCCGCACTGCACGGGCCAAAGGGCTTAAGGAGCGGAAGGTGCTGTTCCGCCATGCGCTGCGCAATGCCCTGCTGCCGGCCATTACGCTGGTCGGCTTCGAGCTTCCGGCACTGTTCGGCGGCTCGCTGATTATCGAGCAGATTTTCAACTGGCCGGGGATCGGCCAGCTGTATATGAAATCCTTCGGGCTCCGGGACTACCCGCTGCTCATGGGCTTTACGATGTTTATTGCCATTCTGACCGTCATCGGAACGCTGCTCTCGGATATTCTGTACCGGGTGGCCGATCCGCGCGTCCGGTTATAG
- a CDS encoding ABC transporter ATP-binding protein, with protein sequence MSEALLEVSHLKKYFPVTEGLLNRTVGHVKAVDDISLTLQPGETFGLVGESGSGKSTVGRTILRLTEKTAGEVKFKGVDIHSLSPAELRLLRPRMQLIFQDPYSALNPRVRVGDAIGEALLDHGLCTKDEVRELVLESLAACGLSYYHIDRFPHEFSGGQRQRIGIARALILNPDLIIADEPVSALDVSIQAQIINLFSKLQQSKGLAYLFISHDLSVVEHLCSRIGVMYLGSMVETAARDELFHNPLHPYTKALLSAVPVPVPRLKRERIVLKGDIPSPANPPSGCKFHTRCPFAVEVCKAENPVFRDAGGGHFVACHLV encoded by the coding sequence ATGTCTGAAGCACTGCTTGAGGTTAGCCATCTGAAGAAGTATTTTCCGGTCACCGAGGGGCTGCTGAACCGGACCGTTGGACATGTGAAGGCCGTCGATGACATCAGCCTCACCCTTCAGCCGGGCGAAACCTTCGGGCTGGTCGGAGAATCCGGCAGCGGCAAAAGCACGGTAGGCCGGACGATTCTGCGCCTGACCGAGAAAACGGCCGGCGAGGTAAAGTTCAAAGGAGTAGATATTCACAGCCTCTCTCCTGCAGAGCTTCGGCTGCTGCGGCCGCGGATGCAGCTGATCTTTCAGGACCCGTACAGCGCACTCAATCCGCGTGTGCGGGTGGGCGATGCGATCGGCGAAGCCCTGCTGGACCATGGTTTATGCACCAAGGATGAGGTGCGGGAGCTGGTTCTGGAATCGCTCGCAGCCTGCGGGTTATCCTACTACCACATCGACCGCTTCCCGCATGAATTCTCCGGCGGACAGCGCCAGCGGATCGGAATCGCCCGGGCGCTGATCCTGAACCCGGATCTCATTATTGCCGATGAGCCGGTATCGGCGCTGGATGTGTCGATTCAGGCCCAGATTATCAATCTGTTCAGCAAGCTGCAGCAAAGCAAGGGCCTCGCCTATTTATTCATCTCCCATGATCTAAGTGTGGTGGAGCATTTATGCTCGCGGATCGGGGTGATGTATCTTGGTTCCATGGTCGAGACGGCTGCCCGGGACGAGCTGTTCCACAACCCCCTGCATCCCTATACCAAGGCTCTGCTCTCTGCGGTGCCCGTGCCGGTTCCCAGGCTGAAAAGGGAACGGATCGTCCTGAAAGGCGATATCCCCAGCCCGGCGAATCCGCCCTCCGGCTGCAAATTTCATACCCGCTGCCCGTTTGCTGTAGAGGTGTGCAAAGCAGAGAACCCCGTTTTCCGTGATGCCGGAGGCGGACATTTTGTCGCTTGTCATTTGGTTTGA
- a CDS encoding ABC transporter ATP-binding protein: protein MKHLMKIEGLSTVFHTEEGKVTAVDKVSFQVREGETVCIVGESGCGKSVTAMSIMGLVEAPGGQVNGGRIDFAGEDLLRLDKNTLRAIRGNEIAMIFQEPMSSLNPVMKIGEQIMEPLMVHLKLSKKQARIRAVELITQVGIARPEQIFGSYPHELSGGMLQRIMIAIAVSCNPKLLIADEPTTALDVTIQAQILDMLREFKENSGMSILLITHDLGVVAEMADYVIVMYSGQIVEEGGVVELFNHPKHPYTRGLLKSKPVVGQRLEELYSIPGQVPNPLMLEQSCYFHDRCEHCMPVCRSRQPRLKELDGGQKTACWLYEEAEVHV from the coding sequence ATGAAGCATTTAATGAAAATTGAAGGACTAAGCACCGTTTTTCATACAGAAGAAGGAAAAGTGACCGCAGTGGATAAAGTAAGCTTCCAGGTCCGCGAAGGAGAGACGGTCTGCATTGTCGGTGAATCCGGCTGCGGAAAAAGTGTAACTGCCATGTCCATTATGGGGCTGGTGGAAGCGCCAGGCGGACAGGTGAACGGAGGGCGGATTGATTTTGCGGGGGAAGATTTGCTGCGGCTTGACAAGAATACCCTGCGGGCTATCCGCGGCAATGAAATCGCCATGATTTTTCAGGAGCCGATGTCATCGCTCAATCCGGTAATGAAGATCGGGGAGCAGATCATGGAGCCGCTGATGGTGCATTTGAAGCTGAGCAAAAAACAGGCGCGTATCCGGGCCGTCGAGCTGATCACGCAGGTGGGCATTGCGCGCCCTGAACAGATTTTTGGCAGCTATCCTCATGAATTAAGCGGCGGGATGCTTCAGCGGATCATGATTGCCATTGCCGTTTCCTGCAACCCGAAGCTGCTGATTGCCGACGAGCCGACCACTGCGCTCGATGTGACCATCCAGGCGCAGATTCTCGATATGCTGCGGGAATTCAAAGAAAACAGCGGGATGTCCATTCTGCTGATTACCCATGATCTGGGCGTTGTCGCAGAAATGGCCGATTACGTGATTGTGATGTATTCAGGCCAAATTGTTGAAGAGGGCGGAGTCGTGGAGCTGTTCAATCACCCCAAGCATCCGTATACCAGGGGGCTGCTGAAATCCAAGCCGGTGGTGGGCCAGCGTCTGGAGGAGCTGTATTCCATTCCGGGTCAGGTGCCGAATCCGCTGATGCTTGAGCAATCCTGTTATTTCCATGACCGCTGCGAGCATTGTATGCCGGTCTGCCGCAGCCGCCAGCCCCGCCTGAAGGAGCTGGACGGCGGACAAAAGACAGCCTGCTGGCTGTACGAGGAGGCGGAAGTCCATGTCTGA
- a CDS encoding GNAT family N-acetyltransferase has product MGDIRFVSREELKQAAELSDLVFRDEEQTSMAVKFPGIFSGSYLSSPGVFEDGQLVAFAGLVPGFIQMGTVSVPVFSLGSVCTHPEYRGKGYANALLQRVFDHIDRAGASLLLVSGTRDLYIRQGCHTFRSVRSYLLSPENEVVRRAAAGPAIVREAEERDWFGLQRLAENREVRYDRSLYELATLVRAEAIADIYKLKQKIYVAESDGRLLAYAVIAVRNKLKTEAVPLVIEWGGAPEAALQAVSQVIAAKGISELQFQVPWHETGMIRALGSSTYLEEPNPGTVKIVNPVRLWQQIHPYLQQKSPEALSGVELHSAAPGGETVLTVNGTAVHLSDMELISLFFDTQPQLELPVAIREQLKELFPVPLPYASGLNFV; this is encoded by the coding sequence ATGGGCGATATTCGTTTTGTCTCGCGCGAAGAATTGAAGCAGGCGGCAGAGCTGTCGGATCTGGTCTTCCGGGATGAGGAACAGACCTCAATGGCAGTCAAATTTCCGGGGATTTTCTCCGGCAGCTACTTGAGTTCACCCGGTGTATTTGAGGACGGGCAGCTTGTGGCTTTTGCCGGACTTGTTCCGGGTTTTATACAGATGGGCACCGTGTCTGTGCCGGTATTCTCCCTTGGTTCAGTATGCACGCACCCTGAATACCGGGGAAAAGGGTATGCCAATGCCTTACTGCAGCGCGTATTTGACCATATCGACAGGGCAGGCGCTTCGCTGCTGCTTGTGTCGGGTACACGGGATCTCTACATCCGGCAAGGCTGCCATACCTTCCGGTCGGTGCGCAGCTACTTGCTGTCTCCAGAGAATGAGGTTGTCAGGAGGGCAGCAGCAGGCCCGGCCATCGTCCGCGAGGCAGAGGAACGTGACTGGTTCGGGCTGCAAAGACTGGCAGAGAACCGTGAAGTGCGGTATGACCGCAGTCTATATGAGCTGGCCACGCTTGTAAGGGCGGAAGCCATTGCAGACATTTATAAGCTGAAGCAAAAGATCTATGTTGCGGAATCCGATGGCCGCTTGCTGGCTTATGCGGTTATCGCCGTAAGAAACAAGCTGAAGACAGAGGCCGTGCCGCTTGTTATCGAATGGGGCGGAGCGCCGGAGGCCGCCCTTCAAGCGGTCTCTCAGGTGATTGCGGCGAAGGGGATTTCTGAGCTTCAGTTCCAGGTTCCATGGCATGAGACGGGGATGATACGCGCCTTGGGAAGCAGCACTTATCTGGAAGAGCCAAATCCTGGAACGGTGAAAATTGTCAACCCCGTCCGGCTATGGCAGCAAATTCATCCATATCTGCAGCAAAAGTCTCCCGAAGCCCTCAGCGGCGTGGAGCTTCACAGCGCTGCTCCAGGGGGAGAGACTGTGCTGACCGTAAATGGAACGGCAGTTCATCTGAGTGACATGGAGCTGATTTCGCTGTTTTTTGACACCCAGCCGCAGCTTGAACTGCCGGTTGCCATCCGGGAACAGCTGAAGGAGCTGTTTCCCGTTCCTCTTCCCTATGCGTCAGGGCTGAATTTTGTATAA
- a CDS encoding ABC transporter substrate-binding protein, whose protein sequence is MRKSTLVLSTLLIAGSLLLTACSDNSSNSATGNAPASATSDPGTTGTEASASPAPVPAGALSEPFTAADLSKLPAVAQNRNDTIIVGLTDPSGAFTPYFQESGYDGNVSSLLYASLVTVDDKGVPTPELAESWDVSDDQLTYTFHLRKDLKFSDGSPLTADDVAFTWTIQYDKAYDGGSSVPSMNVKGGKAYKEGTAKTIEGIKVIDPQTISVTLEKPNATALVTLGSNVLSKAYYGKDYTFGHLEYIKKLHEHPLGDGPYKLEKFLPGQEVRFTANENYFKGKPKTEHFIYKTSEGDVWQFLETGEVDYASFSATDENIEKLKALGFVNILPYTPSTYGYMQVNLKHEQLKDKEVRQAIMYGLDRQSIYVDAAQGAGSIANIPASPISWAYTEEGINPYKYDPEKAKQLLDQAGWTVGANGIREKAGKPLTIHYLGSKSKNTDIFIAVAKENFEALGIEFQPEVFADFNSLVSKVEGGDYDLVSFSTSMLTDPADGFMQFFDGEITDYDNPKFLELYNKALATTDIEQRKAVYKELYQLFNDELPILFTSYKKTVYAYNGRIQNLTVSPFIGLAGSLPEWTLK, encoded by the coding sequence ATGAGAAAAAGTACGCTTGTATTGTCCACACTGCTGATTGCCGGTTCCCTGCTGCTGACAGCCTGCTCGGACAACAGCAGCAATTCTGCAACCGGCAACGCTCCGGCGTCTGCAACTTCTGATCCGGGTACAACCGGAACTGAAGCGTCGGCCTCTCCGGCACCTGTGCCTGCGGGTGCGCTGAGCGAGCCTTTTACAGCAGCGGATTTATCCAAGCTACCGGCTGTCGCCCAGAACCGCAATGATACGATTATTGTCGGCCTGACCGATCCCAGCGGCGCCTTTACGCCTTATTTTCAAGAGAGCGGCTATGACGGCAACGTATCTTCCCTGCTGTATGCCTCCCTCGTAACTGTGGATGACAAAGGTGTTCCTACACCCGAGCTGGCCGAGAGCTGGGATGTATCGGATGATCAGCTTACATACACCTTCCACTTGCGGAAAGACCTGAAGTTCAGCGACGGCTCGCCGCTTACAGCGGATGATGTAGCTTTTACCTGGACCATTCAATATGACAAAGCCTATGACGGCGGCTCTTCTGTGCCTTCCATGAACGTAAAAGGCGGCAAAGCCTATAAAGAAGGCACGGCCAAAACAATTGAAGGGATCAAAGTCATCGACCCGCAGACGATCTCGGTAACATTGGAGAAACCAAATGCTACGGCACTGGTGACCCTCGGCTCCAATGTGCTCTCCAAAGCTTATTACGGTAAGGACTACACATTCGGCCACCTGGAATATATCAAAAAGCTGCACGAGCATCCGCTCGGCGACGGCCCCTACAAGCTGGAGAAATTCCTGCCCGGGCAGGAAGTGCGCTTTACAGCCAACGAAAATTATTTCAAAGGCAAACCCAAAACAGAACATTTCATCTATAAAACCTCTGAAGGCGATGTGTGGCAGTTCCTGGAGACGGGGGAGGTCGATTACGCTTCCTTCAGCGCCACGGATGAAAATATTGAGAAGCTGAAAGCACTCGGATTTGTGAACATCCTTCCTTATACACCCAGCACCTACGGCTACATGCAGGTCAATCTGAAGCATGAGCAGCTGAAGGATAAAGAGGTCAGACAGGCGATTATGTACGGGCTGGACCGGCAGAGCATTTATGTAGATGCTGCGCAGGGAGCGGGCTCCATTGCCAATATTCCGGCGTCACCGATCTCCTGGGCCTATACCGAGGAGGGCATCAATCCTTACAAATATGATCCGGAAAAAGCCAAGCAGCTGCTGGATCAAGCCGGCTGGACTGTTGGCGCAAACGGAATACGCGAAAAAGCCGGCAAACCGCTGACGATCCATTATCTCGGCTCCAAAAGCAAAAACACCGATATTTTCATCGCTGTAGCCAAGGAGAACTTTGAAGCCCTGGGTATAGAATTCCAGCCGGAGGTTTTTGCCGACTTTAACTCCCTGGTGTCCAAGGTTGAAGGCGGAGACTACGATCTGGTATCCTTCTCCACCAGTATGCTGACTGATCCGGCGGACGGGTTCATGCAGTTTTTTGACGGAGAGATCACTGATTATGACAATCCGAAATTCCTGGAACTGTACAACAAAGCTTTGGCTACTACAGATATTGAGCAGCGCAAGGCCGTCTATAAGGAGCTGTACCAGCTATTCAATGATGAACTGCCGATCCTGTTCACCAGCTACAAAAAAACAGTCTATGCCTACAATGGGCGCATACAGAATCTGACGGTCAGCCCGTTCATCGGACTTGCCGGAAGCCTGCCGGAGTGGACGTTGAAATAA